One segment of Leeia aquatica DNA contains the following:
- a CDS encoding HugZ family pyridoxamine 5'-phosphate oxidase, whose amino-acid sequence MLIPADDIHRVLRQARKAALATHSARHPGFPHASWLPLCVAAAGDPLLLLSQLAEHTQNLQANPQASLLLTADDHLPATEQRRLTLLGSLTPVELEPEEQARYLRLQPDAAQFLALGDFRFYRMQVAHARLIAGFGRMGWQTGAQAAGLPWDARQEHAVLAQLDHPAVLGIDPYGLDYDNAGQRSRHEWPHATSEMTSLLAQARLWCDAH is encoded by the coding sequence ATGCTGATACCTGCTGATGATATTCATCGTGTGCTGCGACAAGCCCGTAAAGCCGCACTGGCCACGCATTCCGCACGCCACCCAGGTTTTCCGCATGCTTCCTGGTTGCCACTCTGTGTTGCCGCCGCAGGCGACCCCTTGCTGCTGTTGAGCCAGCTGGCCGAGCATACCCAGAATCTGCAGGCCAACCCGCAGGCCAGCCTCTTACTTACCGCAGATGATCACCTCCCCGCGACAGAGCAGCGGCGGCTGACCTTATTGGGTAGCCTGACCCCGGTTGAACTGGAACCAGAAGAACAGGCGCGTTACCTGCGCCTGCAGCCTGATGCAGCACAGTTTCTGGCTTTGGGTGACTTTCGTTTTTATCGCATGCAGGTAGCGCATGCGCGATTGATTGCCGGATTTGGCCGCATGGGCTGGCAAACCGGTGCACAAGCAGCAGGTTTGCCCTGGGATGCCCGGCAAGAACACGCCGTGCTGGCACAACTGGACCACCCTGCCGTATTGGGTATTGATCCCTACGGGCTGGACTATGACAACGCGGGGCAACGCAGCCGCCATGAATGGCCGCATGCTACCTCGGAAATGACGTCATTGCTGGCACAGGCACGCCTATGGTGTGACGCTCACTGA
- a CDS encoding VCBS repeat-containing protein produces the protein MKIESATLQMSASHVKLEQTEVREHLRFWTGPRPSDAPERGRDQVTLGEEARRLAAQADAAAPQPKPDECRGTVSGSPLDVLRQLVEILTGRKLDLFEGKLPGAEADSAQPAAEAVAATNNDPGFGAEYEYHEVRDERELSQFSAQGELVTQDGAHIRFDLSLTLARQYHEERHERLTIGNAVRKDPLIINYAGNAAALSEQTVAFDLDADGQREQVHLLQPGSGFLALDRNQDGKVNDGRELFGPQSGNGFADLAQEDSDHNGWIDESDPVFAQLCLWTRGVDGKDQLLSLKQAGVGAISLASLATPFDLYGAGHQLQGQIQRSGIAIGDDGQVRSVQQLDLMV, from the coding sequence ATGAAGATCGAATCAGCCACGCTGCAAATGAGTGCATCGCATGTCAAACTCGAGCAGACAGAGGTGCGCGAGCACTTGCGGTTTTGGACCGGGCCGCGTCCGTCTGATGCGCCAGAGCGGGGCCGCGATCAGGTGACCCTGGGAGAGGAGGCGCGACGGTTGGCGGCGCAGGCGGACGCAGCAGCGCCGCAGCCCAAGCCGGATGAGTGCAGGGGAACCGTGTCAGGCTCGCCGCTGGATGTCTTGCGGCAACTGGTGGAAATCCTGACCGGGCGCAAGCTGGACCTGTTTGAGGGCAAACTGCCTGGTGCCGAGGCGGATAGCGCCCAGCCTGCGGCAGAGGCGGTCGCAGCGACCAATAACGATCCCGGCTTCGGTGCCGAGTACGAGTACCATGAGGTGCGTGATGAGCGGGAGCTCAGCCAGTTCAGCGCGCAAGGCGAGCTGGTGACGCAGGATGGTGCCCACATCCGCTTCGACCTGTCGCTCACGCTGGCCCGGCAATACCACGAAGAGCGACACGAGCGGCTCACCATCGGCAATGCCGTACGCAAGGATCCCCTGATCATTAACTATGCCGGCAATGCGGCAGCCCTGTCTGAGCAGACCGTCGCTTTTGATCTGGACGCAGACGGGCAGCGAGAGCAGGTTCACCTGCTGCAGCCGGGGAGTGGTTTTCTGGCGCTGGATCGCAATCAGGACGGCAAGGTCAATGATGGCCGCGAGCTGTTTGGCCCCCAGTCTGGCAACGGGTTTGCCGATCTGGCGCAGGAAGACAGCGATCACAATGGCTGGATTGATGAGTCAGACCCGGTATTCGCGCAGCTTTGCCTGTGGACGCGTGGCGTGGATGGCAAAGATCAGCTGTTGAGCCTGAAGCAGGCGGGGGTCGGTGCCATCAGCCTGGCTTCGCTGGCCACCCCCTTTGACCTGTACGGCGCAGGGCATCAGCTGCAAGGGCAGATACAGCGTAGCGGCATTGCGATCGGTGATGACGGGCAGGTGCGCAGCGTGCAGCAGCTGGACCTGATGGTGTGA
- a CDS encoding DMT family transporter, which translates to MPASRVLPRLAPFLFVLLWSTGFIFTKLGMPFAPPLTFLVIRFVLVVALLTPFILLAGVSWPRDWRVVAHVAVAGVLLHATYLGGVFSAIDHHVPAGLVALVAGLQPLVVNLIGAGLLKERPPARHWLGLALGLAGVLLVLSSKWGSGQFSLLGFALTVMAMLGMSVGTLYQKHFGGGLDFRITTLIQYLAATLVLLPLSLLETRPVVWTMQFGLAMAWLVLVLSLAAIFLLFWLIRQGEASKVSSLFYLVPPTTAVMASLILDEPLTALMLLGIGLAAAGVALVVMPSSC; encoded by the coding sequence ATGCCTGCTTCACGCGTATTGCCACGTCTGGCGCCGTTCCTGTTTGTACTGCTGTGGAGCACGGGCTTCATCTTCACCAAGCTGGGCATGCCGTTTGCCCCACCGCTGACCTTTCTGGTGATCCGCTTTGTGCTGGTGGTAGCGTTGCTGACGCCGTTCATTCTGCTGGCGGGCGTGTCGTGGCCGCGTGACTGGAGAGTGGTTGCGCATGTTGCCGTAGCGGGGGTCTTGCTGCACGCCACCTATCTGGGAGGGGTGTTCAGTGCCATAGATCATCACGTCCCCGCTGGCTTGGTGGCGCTGGTTGCAGGTTTGCAACCGCTGGTGGTCAACCTGATTGGTGCCGGGTTGCTGAAAGAGCGTCCGCCTGCACGGCACTGGCTGGGTTTGGCACTGGGTTTGGCCGGGGTGCTGCTGGTGTTGTCCAGCAAGTGGGGTAGCGGCCAATTTTCGTTACTGGGGTTCGCGCTGACGGTCATGGCCATGCTGGGCATGTCTGTTGGCACCTTGTACCAAAAGCACTTTGGCGGTGGGCTGGATTTCCGCATCACGACCCTGATCCAGTATCTGGCAGCGACGCTGGTGTTATTGCCCTTGTCACTGCTGGAGACGCGTCCGGTCGTATGGACGATGCAATTTGGGCTGGCCATGGCCTGGTTGGTGCTGGTGTTGTCGCTGGCGGCCATCTTTTTGCTGTTCTGGCTGATTCGGCAGGGTGAGGCGAGCAAGGTGTCCAGCCTGTTCTATCTGGTGCCGCCTACCACTGCAGTGATGGCCTCACTGATTCTGGATGAGCCGTTGACCGCCTTGATGCTGCTGGGCATCGGGCTGGCCGCTGCCGGGGTGGCGCTGGTGGTGATGCCGTCCAGCTGCTGA
- the phaR gene encoding polyhydroxyalkanoate synthesis repressor PhaR translates to MTQEKRIIKKYPNRRLYDTATSCYITLDDVKRLVLDNVDIQVLDAKSGDDLTRSVLLQIILEEESGGMPMFSYDVLTQIIRFYGNAMQGMMGTYLEKNMQMFAQMQNRLQEQTKQLYGENPVMNSGLWNEFLKFQGPAMQGMLSTYLEQSTNMFVDMQQQMQDRTRNLFSGLGFPGMPGFTPPEKQDK, encoded by the coding sequence GCAAGAAAAGCGCATCATCAAGAAATACCCTAACCGCCGGTTGTACGATACGGCGACCAGTTGCTATATCACCCTCGATGATGTGAAGCGCCTCGTTCTGGACAATGTGGACATTCAGGTGCTGGATGCCAAGAGTGGCGATGATCTGACCCGCAGTGTGCTGCTGCAGATCATTCTGGAAGAAGAGTCCGGTGGCATGCCAATGTTTTCCTACGACGTGCTGACCCAGATCATCCGCTTCTATGGCAATGCGATGCAGGGCATGATGGGCACGTATCTGGAAAAGAACATGCAAATGTTCGCCCAGATGCAAAACCGCCTGCAGGAGCAGACCAAGCAGCTCTATGGTGAGAACCCGGTGATGAACTCCGGCTTGTGGAACGAGTTCCTCAAGTTTCAGGGCCCTGCCATGCAAGGCATGCTGTCCACCTACCTGGAGCAGAGCACCAATATGTTTGTGGACATGCAGCAGCAGATGCAGGACCGCACCCGCAACCTGTTCAGCGGGCTGGGTTTTCCTGGCATGCCGGGCTTTACCCCCCCGGAGAAGCAGGACAAGTAA